Proteins encoded in a region of the Methylobacterium radiotolerans JCM 2831 genome:
- the mazG gene encoding nucleoside triphosphate pyrophosphohydrolase produces the protein MSETRDAGRSGANGVRDDDPAAEAPLGRLLRLMASLRDPVAGCPWDVAQSFATIVPYTIEEAYEVADAVARGDLRDLRDELGDLLLQVVFHARMAEEQGAFAFDDVARAIGDKLVRRHPHVFTPDGAPLPAGSPRRDPAAVEAQWAAIKAQERAARQAERGADSPDPVPDPLGGVARALPALARAEKISRRAAAHGFDWDDAAQVVAKVREETDEVAEALAAGDPEAVSEEIGDLLFSVANLARHAGIDPETALRDGTAKFERRFAAMARHLAAAGGALGRSDLAAMEAAWQAAKRDEAAGGP, from the coding sequence ATGAGCGAGACACGCGACGCGGGCCGGTCCGGGGCGAACGGGGTGCGGGACGACGATCCCGCCGCGGAGGCGCCCCTGGGCCGGCTCCTGCGGCTGATGGCGAGCCTGCGCGATCCCGTCGCCGGCTGCCCCTGGGACGTGGCGCAGAGCTTCGCCACCATCGTGCCCTACACGATCGAGGAGGCCTACGAGGTCGCCGACGCGGTGGCGCGGGGCGATCTCCGCGACCTGCGCGACGAGCTCGGCGACCTGCTCCTCCAAGTGGTGTTCCACGCCCGCATGGCCGAGGAGCAGGGCGCCTTCGCGTTCGACGACGTGGCCCGCGCCATCGGCGACAAGCTGGTCCGGCGCCACCCCCACGTCTTCACCCCGGACGGCGCGCCCCTGCCCGCCGGCTCGCCCCGGCGCGACCCCGCGGCGGTCGAGGCGCAGTGGGCGGCGATCAAGGCGCAGGAACGGGCGGCCCGGCAGGCGGAGCGGGGGGCCGATAGCCCGGATCCGGTGCCGGACCCGCTCGGCGGCGTCGCGCGGGCGCTGCCGGCCCTCGCCCGGGCGGAGAAGATCTCCCGGCGGGCGGCCGCCCACGGCTTCGACTGGGACGACGCCGCCCAGGTCGTCGCCAAGGTCCGCGAGGAGACCGACGAGGTCGCCGAGGCCCTGGCGGCGGGCGACCCGGAGGCCGTGTCGGAGGAGATCGGCGACCTGCTGTTCTCGGTGGCGAACCTCGCGCGGCACGCCGGGATCGACCCGGAGACCGCCCTGCGCGACGGCACCGCCAAGTTCGAGCGCCGCTTCGCCGCCATGGCGCGGCATCTCGCGGCCGCCGGAGGCGCCCTCGGCCGCTCCGACCTCGCCGCCATGGAGGCGGCGTGGCAGGCCGCCAAGCGCGACGAGGCGGCGGGCGGGCCGTAG